In Candidatus Neomarinimicrobiota bacterium, a single window of DNA contains:
- a CDS encoding xanthine dehydrogenase family protein molybdopterin-binding subunit → MAQSTVSRRDFLKVSSTAGAGLMIGVFLPAKERLVEAGLLPAEPFEPNAFLTINPDNTVTITVAKSEMGQQVRTSLPMIIADELDADWSQVKIAQADAHPDKYGSQGTGGSGSIRRSFEKLRKAGAAAREMLIEAGANEWNVNKSECTVSNGKVVHSSTGRHFTFGELTKKAANLPVPDDPPLKNPKDFKFIGKSMPGLDTPSRVDGSAQFGMDVQLPDMLYATVIRCPTFGGKVKSFDSREAKKINGVKDIFEIEKGIAVVGTNTWAVIKGQRAAKIKWEHGKFVKWNSSRIRAMMKKKGLGHAVVARDEGNVAQAQKDANNVLEMVYEVPFTSHATMEPMNCVAHVNNGKCEIWVPTQVPQRVQTTAAEALGIPEEKVTVHVTMLGGGFGRRLWADYVTDAVEISKKTGKPVLMLWTREEDMAHGFYRPTSIHKLSASMTKKNRATSWSHRVIAPSISAQRSPETFSKGKLDRSAVNGASNVPYEIPNILVDYVMTNTEVPVGWWRSVYNSQNAFANEGFIDELAHAADIDPYEFRLKLLKKSPRHVGVLELAAEKAGWGKKLDKGRGRGIAVHKSFGSWAAHVAEVTVNSDGNFSVDRIVCAIDCGLAVHPDGVRMQMESSIVFGLTSTLKGEITIKDGAVAQSNFHEFELLRIDEMPKVETYIVESNEAPGGAGEPGLPPVAPAVANAIFDATGIRIRKLPIRPENLRV, encoded by the coding sequence ATGGCTCAGTCTACTGTTAGCCGCCGTGATTTTCTTAAGGTCTCTTCTACTGCCGGGGCAGGGCTCATGATCGGAGTTTTCCTACCGGCCAAAGAGCGCCTCGTGGAGGCAGGACTATTACCAGCTGAGCCGTTCGAGCCAAACGCTTTCCTAACAATCAATCCTGATAATACTGTAACCATTACAGTTGCGAAATCTGAAATGGGGCAGCAAGTCCGTACATCCCTCCCCATGATTATTGCTGACGAACTGGACGCGGATTGGTCTCAAGTCAAAATCGCTCAAGCGGATGCTCACCCTGACAAATACGGTAGTCAGGGAACAGGCGGTAGCGGTTCCATCAGGCGCTCTTTTGAGAAATTACGAAAAGCGGGCGCTGCCGCCCGGGAGATGCTCATTGAAGCAGGAGCAAATGAATGGAATGTGAATAAATCCGAGTGTACAGTTTCCAATGGAAAGGTGGTACACAGTTCAACTGGCCGCCATTTCACCTTTGGAGAATTAACTAAAAAAGCGGCCAATTTGCCCGTTCCGGATGACCCACCGTTAAAGAACCCCAAAGATTTCAAGTTTATTGGAAAATCGATGCCTGGTCTTGATACACCGTCTCGCGTTGACGGCTCAGCACAGTTCGGTATGGATGTTCAACTGCCTGATATGCTCTATGCAACCGTTATCCGGTGCCCTACTTTTGGCGGGAAAGTAAAATCTTTCGATTCCCGCGAAGCCAAGAAGATTAATGGTGTAAAAGATATTTTCGAAATTGAAAAAGGGATCGCCGTCGTCGGTACAAACACTTGGGCAGTTATTAAAGGGCAGCGGGCTGCAAAAATCAAATGGGAGCATGGCAAATTTGTCAAGTGGAACAGTAGCCGTATCAGAGCCATGATGAAAAAGAAGGGTCTTGGCCATGCTGTGGTGGCCCGTGATGAAGGGAATGTTGCCCAAGCCCAAAAAGATGCTAACAATGTTCTAGAAATGGTCTACGAGGTTCCGTTCACATCGCACGCCACCATGGAGCCTATGAACTGTGTGGCGCATGTAAATAACGGGAAATGTGAAATCTGGGTCCCTACTCAGGTGCCACAACGGGTTCAGACCACGGCCGCCGAAGCACTGGGTATTCCTGAAGAGAAAGTGACAGTTCACGTGACAATGCTAGGTGGCGGCTTTGGCAGGCGGTTATGGGCAGATTACGTCACAGATGCCGTAGAAATATCAAAGAAAACCGGTAAACCTGTATTAATGCTCTGGACCCGGGAGGAGGACATGGCTCACGGTTTTTACCGGCCCACAAGTATCCATAAACTATCAGCATCCATGACAAAAAAGAACCGGGCCACCAGTTGGTCTCATCGCGTCATAGCGCCATCCATTTCCGCTCAACGGAGCCCTGAGACATTTTCTAAAGGAAAGCTGGACCGGAGTGCTGTAAACGGGGCCAGCAATGTGCCGTATGAAATCCCTAATATTCTTGTGGACTATGTAATGACCAATACAGAGGTGCCTGTTGGATGGTGGCGGTCGGTCTACAACTCCCAGAACGCTTTTGCCAACGAAGGATTCATTGATGAACTGGCCCATGCCGCCGATATCGATCCATACGAATTTCGTCTGAAACTTTTGAAGAAATCACCGCGGCACGTTGGCGTCCTGGAACTTGCCGCTGAAAAGGCAGGATGGGGTAAAAAGCTTGACAAAGGGCGAGGTCGAGGCATTGCTGTACATAAATCATTCGGATCCTGGGCTGCCCATGTAGCTGAAGTAACAGTGAACAGCGATGGCAATTTCAGTGTGGATCGTATTGTATGTGCCATTGATTGCGGACTTGCTGTCCATCCCGACGGTGTAAGAATGCAGATGGAGAGCTCCATTGTTTTCGGTCTCACATCCACACTGAAAGGTGAGATCACTATTAAAGACGGTGCCGTGGCACAGTCCAATTTCCATGAGTTTGAACTTTTGAGAATAGATGAAATGCCAAAAGTTGAAACTTACATCGTGGAAAGCAACGAGGCCCCCGGCGGCGCCGGCGAACCGGGACTTCCACCTGTTGCTCCAGCTGTAGCCAATGCCATTTTTGATGCTACCGGTATTCGAATTCGTAAGCTGCCCATCCGACCGGAAAATCTCCGGGTGTGA
- a CDS encoding methylated-DNA--[protein]-cysteine S-methyltransferase codes for MAKTGRGICKISLPSEHDSSFFHWLKDRFPEEDIIEDSESLSDEISQLQQYFNSERTEFTFPLDLRTTPFRKKTLQKVADIPFGETASYKDIAVQINKEKAVRAVGSANGSNPIPIVIPCHRVIAHDGSLGGYGGGLPTKKWFLKHEGCL; via the coding sequence ATGGCCAAAACAGGCCGCGGCATCTGTAAGATCAGCCTCCCCTCTGAACACGATAGCTCATTTTTTCACTGGCTCAAAGATCGGTTTCCGGAGGAAGATATTATTGAAGATTCCGAATCTTTATCTGATGAAATCAGTCAGCTCCAACAATATTTCAATAGCGAACGAACAGAGTTCACTTTCCCTCTAGATCTGCGCACCACACCCTTTAGAAAAAAAACACTACAGAAAGTGGCGGATATCCCTTTCGGGGAGACAGCTTCTTACAAGGATATAGCTGTTCAAATTAACAAAGAAAAAGCGGTTCGTGCCGTTGGGAGTGCAAACGGAAGTAACCCTATTCCAATCGTTATACCATGCCACCGCGTCATCGCACACGATGGTTCCCTGGGTGGCTATGGCGGGGGCCTCCCCACGAAGAAATGGTTCCTTAAGCATGAAGGCTGTCTCTAG
- a CDS encoding DUF502 domain-containing protein encodes MTSVMKHLRGKIVAGLVTSAPIIVTIWLLTILFRFFDGFAAPILDPLFPIHIPGLGVIITLLFMYFLGVLVTNILGRKLVSFGEAILNRIPLANSVYGTAKQLTQSFSGGSSKAFQKTVLISYPRPGSWTLAFVTGQSKDENGKPYYHLFVSTTPNPTSGFMLIIPQEDAIDPNLSVKEGLEAIISGGMLAPEKNMIASKSE; translated from the coding sequence ATGACGTCAGTAATGAAACACCTCCGTGGGAAGATTGTGGCAGGGTTGGTCACCAGTGCCCCAATAATTGTAACTATTTGGTTACTGACTATTCTATTTCGTTTTTTTGATGGGTTTGCAGCACCCATTCTAGACCCGCTCTTTCCCATTCATATCCCAGGCCTAGGCGTTATCATTACACTTCTGTTCATGTATTTTCTGGGTGTCTTGGTAACCAACATTCTTGGCCGAAAACTCGTTTCTTTTGGAGAAGCTATCTTGAACAGGATTCCTCTGGCGAATTCTGTCTACGGAACTGCAAAGCAATTAACCCAATCCTTCAGCGGTGGATCCAGCAAAGCATTCCAGAAAACAGTGCTGATATCCTATCCCCGGCCCGGAAGCTGGACTCTGGCGTTTGTCACCGGCCAGTCAAAAGACGAAAACGGCAAACCCTATTACCATCTGTTCGTCTCTACCACACCCAATCCCACCTCAGGTTTTATGTTAATCATTCCGCAGGAAGACGCCATAGATCCAAACCTATCCGTAAAAGAAGGATTGGAAGCAATTATCTCTGGCGGTATGCTGGCACCTGAAAAAAACATGATTGCCAGCAAATCTGAATAG
- the plsY gene encoding glycerol-3-phosphate 1-O-acyltransferase PlsY, with product MTFIIIIIISYVVGSFPTSIIVAKSVAGIDIRQHGSGNAGMTNVVRVIGWKPGLLVGAVDIIKGWVATAWVPYLPYVNSIEMDIAIIQIVAGAATVLGHTFTIFASFRGGKGIATLTGMMIALYPIAVGVCIFTFGITLITWGYVSVSSMTASVTLPLVVILLPLIGFPPPSQPLVIFSVIVPVFVFLTHRDNISRLRQGNEELFEKAVLLGRKNHSNP from the coding sequence TTGACCTTTATAATCATTATAATCATTAGTTATGTAGTTGGATCCTTCCCTACAAGTATAATTGTAGCAAAGTCAGTGGCCGGAATAGACATTCGCCAGCACGGAAGTGGCAATGCCGGTATGACCAATGTTGTCCGAGTAATCGGATGGAAACCGGGACTTTTAGTAGGTGCAGTTGATATTATTAAGGGATGGGTTGCAACGGCATGGGTCCCTTATCTCCCTTATGTTAATTCCATAGAAATGGACATTGCCATCATTCAGATAGTGGCCGGGGCCGCAACTGTTCTGGGTCACACATTCACAATCTTCGCCAGTTTTCGGGGAGGGAAAGGAATTGCCACACTGACGGGCATGATGATTGCCCTCTATCCCATTGCTGTAGGCGTATGCATCTTCACATTTGGGATCACTTTAATTACCTGGGGATATGTTTCCGTCAGTTCCATGACAGCATCGGTTACTCTGCCACTGGTGGTCATTCTTCTGCCGCTGATCGGTTTCCCGCCACCGTCCCAGCCCCTGGTAATCTTTTCCGTCATAGTGCCTGTCTTTGTGTTCCTAACTCACCGGGACAATATCAGCCGACTTCGTCAGGGGAATGAGGAACTGTTTGAGAAGGCTGTTCTGTTAGGCCGCAAGAATCACTCTAACCCTTAA
- a CDS encoding dipeptidase, with translation MSIEKAVAYAEENRDRFLHELKELVAIPSVSSSSEHKQDIQRCAQYVRDAMKVVGFERVEMVETERHPIVYGEWLGAPGCPTVLLYGHYDVQPVDPLELWETPPFEASERDGRLYGRGTVDDKGQFYLHLKAMESWMKTAGKLPLNIKCIVEGEEEVGSESLEPFLKENQDMLAADVAVISDTSMVKKGWPSITYGLRGIAYFQIDLRGSEQDLHSGIFGGAVKNPIHALTDIIGQLKDIDGHVTIPGFYDNVVNVAEEERAAMVELPFDEEVFRQEVGAPELTWEKGYSVLESLWCRPALDVNGIWGGFTGEGSKTVIPAEAHAKVSVRLVPNQEPDVIGNLFEKYINEISPPEVEITVQRMHGGRPFLGDLTHPVFGAASRALEKGFGTKAVFIREGGSIPFVRDMTDTLDLPCLLIGFGLPGENAHAPNEWIDLENYALGTLSAIHLYQELSEM, from the coding sequence ATGTCTATTGAAAAAGCAGTAGCGTACGCTGAAGAAAACAGGGACCGTTTTCTTCATGAACTGAAGGAACTGGTAGCCATCCCCAGTGTCTCCAGTAGTTCGGAGCATAAGCAAGATATACAAAGGTGTGCTCAATACGTCAGGGATGCGATGAAAGTAGTTGGTTTTGAACGGGTAGAAATGGTGGAGACAGAAAGACATCCAATCGTCTATGGAGAATGGCTTGGTGCTCCAGGTTGTCCAACGGTATTACTGTATGGTCACTACGATGTTCAACCTGTGGATCCACTTGAATTGTGGGAAACGCCTCCGTTTGAAGCATCTGAACGTGACGGACGCCTTTATGGCCGAGGAACGGTTGACGACAAGGGACAGTTTTATCTTCACCTTAAAGCTATGGAATCTTGGATGAAAACAGCTGGCAAGCTTCCTTTGAATATCAAATGTATTGTCGAGGGTGAAGAAGAGGTCGGAAGCGAAAGTCTGGAACCTTTTCTCAAAGAAAACCAGGATATGCTCGCCGCTGATGTGGCTGTGATTTCAGATACCAGTATGGTAAAGAAAGGATGGCCTTCCATCACATACGGTTTGAGAGGTATCGCCTATTTCCAGATCGATCTCAGGGGATCAGAACAGGATCTCCATTCCGGTATATTCGGTGGTGCCGTGAAGAACCCGATTCATGCATTGACGGACATCATAGGGCAGCTGAAAGATATTGATGGGCACGTCACTATTCCCGGTTTCTATGACAATGTAGTGAATGTGGCAGAGGAAGAGCGGGCCGCTATGGTTGAGCTCCCTTTTGATGAAGAAGTTTTCCGGCAGGAGGTGGGTGCACCGGAACTGACCTGGGAAAAAGGTTATTCTGTGCTGGAAAGTCTCTGGTGCCGTCCGGCCCTCGATGTGAACGGCATCTGGGGTGGATTTACGGGCGAGGGGTCAAAAACGGTTATTCCGGCCGAGGCACACGCCAAAGTGAGTGTGCGACTCGTCCCAAATCAGGAACCGGATGTAATTGGTAACCTGTTTGAAAAATACATTAATGAGATATCCCCACCTGAAGTGGAAATAACAGTGCAGCGCATGCACGGCGGCAGGCCTTTTTTAGGTGATCTGACTCATCCTGTCTTTGGTGCCGCTAGCCGGGCCCTGGAAAAAGGGTTCGGGACAAAAGCAGTTTTCATCCGTGAAGGTGGATCAATCCCCTTTGTAAGGGACATGACCGACACTCTGGACCTACCGTGTCTCCTTATCGGTTTCGGTCTGCCCGGAGAGAACGCCCACGCCCCCAATGAATGGATCGATTTGGAGAATTACGCCTTGGGGACGCTCAGCGCCATTCATCTGTACCAAGAACTCAGCGAGATGTAA
- a CDS encoding c-type cytochrome: MKRILITLLLVAVSHTLEAQDTKNIKILSFKTKKEVMDFMKKNIAPSLGVKCAYCHNVRDFPSDENKHKEIARQMMIMTQNINKNTLNPLAYEPVTCWTCHRGNIYPPRSKDDKKKGHEH; the protein is encoded by the coding sequence ATGAAAAGAATATTGATAACCCTTCTTTTGGTGGCCGTTTCCCACACACTGGAGGCACAAGACACGAAAAATATCAAGATACTCTCTTTCAAAACGAAGAAAGAGGTGATGGATTTCATGAAAAAGAACATTGCCCCGTCACTTGGCGTAAAATGTGCCTACTGTCACAATGTACGTGATTTTCCATCTGATGAGAATAAACATAAGGAGATTGCTCGCCAGATGATGATCATGACCCAGAACATAAACAAGAACACCCTAAATCCACTGGCTTACGAACCTGTTACTTGCTGGACGTGCCATCGAGGGAACATTTATCCTCCAAGGAGCAAAGATGATAAGAAAAAAGGCCACGAGCATTGA